In Verrucomicrobiota bacterium, the DNA window CGCGCTGCGGCGGTCCCCCGTCAACACGACGGTGCGCAATCGAAGTTGCCGCAAACGTTCGATCAGATCCCGCGCTTGAACGCGAATGTCATCCCGCAACAAGACGCGTCCAGCCAGGCCTTCTTTCGCCAGCCAAACTTCGGAAAATCCGGCGTCGGCCGGCGGAACCGTGGCGGCGCATTCGATCCGGCCGCTTTCAGCCAGCCACTCGCGACGGCCCAGCTTAACCTCGGTCTTGCCCACGCTCGCTCGGAGGCCGAGTCCGGTGATGGACTCGAACGCCTGGACCTCGAGCGCATTCAGGCGCCGCTGCTTTCCGTAGCGCGTTATGGCCCGGGCGAGCGGATGCGCTGACCATCGTTCCAACGAATACGCGAGTTGGGCGACTTCCGCTTCGTGCCCGGCAGGAAAGCTTTCCACGCGTTCGACCCGCAATTCGCCGGTCGTGAGCGTGCCGGTCTTGTCCATGGCCACCACACTGATTTCGGCAAGGCCTTCCACCGCGGCGCCGCCGCGAAACAAGATGCCTCGGCGCGCGGCCCAGGCGATGGCGGCCAGGATCGCGGAGGGAATGGAGAGCACGAGCGCGCAGGGCGACGCCACCACGAGCAAAGTCATAGCGCGATAGAACGCGCTCTTCGCCTCGATCGTGGAAAGGAACGGAGGCGCGCCAAAACCAAGCCACCAAACAAAGAACATCAGCGCGGTCAGCCCGAGAATGCCATAAGTGTAGCCGGTGCCAAACCGGTCCGTGAACCGCTGCGACGGCGCTTTCAGATGCTGAGCCTCGCGGATGAGTTGAATGATCCGTTGCAGCGCGCTTTGGCTCGCCGGCCGGAGCACCACGGCTTCGACGACTCCCCAGAGGTTGAGCGTCCCCGCGAGAACGGTATCGCCCACACTTTTTTCGACGGGCGCGGATTCCCCGGTGAGGTTGGATTCATCGCTGGCGGTCGAGCCTTTCACGATTTCCGCGTCCACGGGAAACTGTTCGCCCGGTTTGATCAGCAGCCTCAGGCCGGGAGCCAGGTCTTCGACGGGACTCAGTTGTTCTCGGCCGTCTTCGCGCAACACGGTTGCAGTCTTGGGCGCCGTTTTGAAAAGCGAATGGATTTCGCGCTGCGTGCGGCCCATGGCGTAATGTTCCAGCGCGCCGGAGAGCGAGAACAGGAACAGCAAAGCCGCGCCTTCTCCCCACGCGCCAATGGCGGCGCTGCCGAACGCGACGGCCAGCATCAGAAAATGCACATCGAGCGCGCCTTTGCGAAGGCGCTCCCAGACTTCGTGAACCGTGAACCATGCGCCCGAGACGTAGGCTAAAACGTAAGCCCAGATCGCGAAGGATTGTTCTCCCATCGACATGGCGCTCAAACCCGAAATCCCGCACACGGTGGCCGCCGCCAGTTGCCACTGCCATTCGCGTTCATGTTCGGCTTCATCAGGAAGCATGACCTCGCGGGGGACGAGCCTTGGCCAGGGCGCATCGCGCCAGCGCCAGAAGCTCGGGGCCGTGGGACAGGTGACTCGGGAGATGGTTGTGGTCTCGGCATCCTGGTGGAGCGCGAGCTTTTGGGCCTCGGAGACGGGCAGGGGAGGAAGGCAGGTCGAGCAATCACTCTTGCCTTCCAGCAATTCGCAGCGGGAACCTGATCCGGGCTGTTCCAGTTCGCGAATCTGAGTCGTGAGGTATCGCTCCAGATCTTCAGAGGATTTGGGTTTGCCCAGCGTGGCAACGGAGATGGAGCGTTGGCGCCGGTCGATCCTGACGGCGCCCAGAGCGGGTTCGTCCTTCATGGCTTCGGCCACGACACGCATCAGACAGCGTTCGTTGAGCGCGGAATCGGCGGGCGTATGTTCCGGCGTCTTCACCGCGAATATTCAACCTCCATTCTCCACCCCAGGCAACGACTGACTCAGCGATTTTTGGCGAGGGATGCGCGGAAATTGCGGGAAGGTAGGGCAGGCTTCCAGCCTGCCAGTTCGGGCGGCATCCTGCTCCTTGAACAACGGAGCAAGGATGCTCCGTTAACGGGCAGGCTGGAGGCCTGCCCTACGTTACTGCGAGGCCTTCTTGAGCGAAGAGAGATACTCGACAAGGTCCACCAAATCCTGAAGGGTCATCGCCTGTTCCAGGCCAGCCGGCATGATCGATGTGTTCATCCTGTCGCGCCGCGTGATCTGGCTTTTCGGGTACCGTGTGACAATTCCGGTCTGCGCTTTGACCGCGAGTTCGTCATTCGTTTCGCTGACAATGATACCGATGGCTTCCTCGCCGTCCTTGAGTTGAACTTGCCAGCCCTCGTAGCCAAAGGAAATCCCCGCGCTCGGATTGAGGATAGCCTCGTAGATCGCTTCCCTGGCCAACTTCGTTCCGACCTCGGAGAGCCTGGGACCGAAGTCAATCCCCACGCCATCGACCTGGTGGCAATTGATGCACGCGACTTGGGCGCTGGCAAATACCTCCGCGCCGCGCCTGGCGTTTCCAGTCATCCGCGCGAGTTCGGCAATCGGCGGCAACGGCTGGGCATTGCGGCCTCGAGGCAAAGGCAACACCTGGGCCGCTTCCGCTTTGACGTTGGGCCAGCGGCTGCGGTTCAGCTCGGCGGATGCGGTGAGTTTGAGGTCGGCGCCCAGTTTGTCCTCCTTCGCCAGCTTGAGAAGCAGCGACGATCCCTCTTGCGATTGCGCGAGGGACTGCACGGCTCGCTTGCGGAGCGCGGGCTCGCGCGTTGAATCGGCCAGCAAAGGACCAAGCAACGCAACGGCCTGCATTGCGCTCACATTCCCGCAGGCTTCCGCCAGCTTGATCGCGTTGACCGTGTTGGTGCCGTCGAGGGCGTTGCGAATCAGCTCAACGCCCTGATTCTCGAGCACGAAACGCAAGGCGTCGGCGCACGCGCTGGCATCGGATGAACCGACAACGAAGTCGAGCAAGGCGCGATTCTGATCCTTGAGCTGGAACTTGTGCGCCAGTTCGACGAATCGCGGGGTCCCGCGCGTCGCGTCGAGCACTTTCTGAAGCGCGTCCTTCAGTTTCGGGTTCGCGTTGACCTGCGCGGGGTCCAACCGGCTCAGCGCTTCGATCATGAGGTTGATCCGATCCGGATCGAGACTTTGGCCAACCGCGAGGACAACACTGAGAAAGAAAAGCGTTATCCTGCACACGGACCATGAACGAGGTAGGGCGAGCCAGTCCCGGCGAGCCGCTCGACGACTTTGGAACACGTCCGTTCGGCTCGCTGGGGACAGGCTCGCCCTGCCTTGAGGTTCATGGCAAGTGCTGCCCCACATCGAACGGGCATTGGAACGACGCTTCGGAATCACTCCAACGAACGGACCGCCAGTTCCGCGAGCGCGGCATCCTTCTCGGGAGACTTCGGCAGGAAATCCATCGAGCGCAGATAACGCGGCTTGTCCTCGGCGGCGGTTTTCGCATCGGTTAGAATTTTCACCAACAACCCTGGAGTCTTCGAACTGCGAGAGCGCCAGATGATATCCCGGCCCGCCGGCGTGTTCCATTCGTTCTCCACTTGGGCCAGCCAGGCGTCGAGGCAGGCGTCCCATTG includes these proteins:
- a CDS encoding c-type cytochrome, whose amino-acid sequence is MWGSTCHEPQGRASLSPASRTDVFQSRRAARRDWLALPRSWSVCRITLFFLSVVLAVGQSLDPDRINLMIEALSRLDPAQVNANPKLKDALQKVLDATRGTPRFVELAHKFQLKDQNRALLDFVVGSSDASACADALRFVLENQGVELIRNALDGTNTVNAIKLAEACGNVSAMQAVALLGPLLADSTREPALRKRAVQSLAQSQEGSSLLLKLAKEDKLGADLKLTASAELNRSRWPNVKAEAAQVLPLPRGRNAQPLPPIAELARMTGNARRGAEVFASAQVACINCHQVDGVGIDFGPRLSEVGTKLAREAIYEAILNPSAGISFGYEGWQVQLKDGEEAIGIIVSETNDELAVKAQTGIVTRYPKSQITRRDRMNTSIMPAGLEQAMTLQDLVDLVEYLSSLKKASQ
- a CDS encoding heavy metal translocating P-type ATPase — protein: MRVVAEAMKDEPALGAVRIDRRQRSISVATLGKPKSSEDLERYLTTQIRELEQPGSGSRCELLEGKSDCSTCLPPLPVSEAQKLALHQDAETTTISRVTCPTAPSFWRWRDAPWPRLVPREVMLPDEAEHEREWQWQLAAATVCGISGLSAMSMGEQSFAIWAYVLAYVSGAWFTVHEVWERLRKGALDVHFLMLAVAFGSAAIGAWGEGAALLFLFSLSGALEHYAMGRTQREIHSLFKTAPKTATVLREDGREQLSPVEDLAPGLRLLIKPGEQFPVDAEIVKGSTASDESNLTGESAPVEKSVGDTVLAGTLNLWGVVEAVVLRPASQSALQRIIQLIREAQHLKAPSQRFTDRFGTGYTYGILGLTALMFFVWWLGFGAPPFLSTIEAKSAFYRAMTLLVVASPCALVLSIPSAILAAIAWAARRGILFRGGAAVEGLAEISVVAMDKTGTLTTGELRVERVESFPAGHEAEVAQLAYSLERWSAHPLARAITRYGKQRRLNALEVQAFESITGLGLRASVGKTEVKLGRREWLAESGRIECAATVPPADAGFSEVWLAKEGLAGRVLLRDDIRVQARDLIERLRQLRLRTVVLTGDRRSAADLLRERLHLDEIRAELRPEAKVEVIASLLRDGHKVAMIGDGVNDAPSLAAAHVGVAMGARGSDAALEQAEVVLMHDRLENFLAAFRLSQRARGIIRQNLVISLGTVVVLAAFALLGEIPLTLGVVGHEGSTVVVVLNSLRLLFGGFGDIQPDHPIALQG